In one window of Maribacter dokdonensis DSW-8 DNA:
- the proC gene encoding pyrroline-5-carboxylate reductase, which yields MKTAIIGTGNLGLSIAKGILNSNGATSMYLTKRDTTAIAEFEKYDKVTVTNDNRIAVENSDILIFAVQPIHFAAILESIKDLLTDKHVIISTITGFSIEKIEAVIGEDNFIIRSMPNTAISVGKSMTCICSNEKGKKRVELAKAIFNRMGHSMEIPEGQMQAATVICASGVAFWMRLIRATTQGAIQLGFDAKEAQELAMHTCNGAASLLIESGNHPEEEIDRVTTPMGCTITGLNEMEHQGLSSSLIRGIISSYDKITEFKNK from the coding sequence ATGAAAACAGCCATTATAGGTACAGGTAATTTAGGACTTTCTATTGCTAAAGGCATATTGAACAGTAATGGTGCTACCAGTATGTACCTTACCAAAAGGGATACCACAGCTATAGCAGAATTTGAGAAATATGATAAGGTTACCGTTACAAATGACAATAGAATAGCCGTTGAAAATTCAGATATTTTAATTTTTGCCGTCCAGCCTATTCATTTTGCCGCCATTCTAGAAAGTATAAAAGATCTATTGACGGATAAGCATGTAATCATCTCAACTATTACCGGATTTAGCATCGAAAAAATAGAAGCGGTAATTGGTGAAGACAACTTTATCATAAGAAGTATGCCCAATACGGCTATATCCGTGGGTAAATCCATGACCTGTATCTGTAGCAACGAAAAAGGCAAAAAAAGGGTTGAATTGGCAAAAGCCATTTTTAATAGAATGGGACATTCTATGGAAATCCCCGAAGGTCAAATGCAGGCTGCAACCGTAATCTGTGCAAGTGGTGTAGCTTTTTGGATGCGCTTAATACGTGCCACTACCCAAGGAGCCATACAACTTGGTTTTGATGCCAAAGAGGCTCAAGAACTTGCCATGCATACGTGTAACGGTGCCGCAAGCCTTTTAATAGAATCCGGCAATCATCCTGAAGAAGAAATTGACCGTGTTACCACGCCTATGGGTTGTACCATAACAGGTTTAAATGAAATGGAACACCAAGGTTTAAGCTCATCATTGATACGCGGAATTATTTCCTCTTACGACAAGATTACCGAATTCAAAAACAAGTAA
- the argC gene encoding N-acetyl-gamma-glutamyl-phosphate reductase, protein MIKAGIIGGSGYTGGELVRILLNHPATEIDFVFSTTRAGKKVTTAHPDLLGVTDIAFTGNVNLDVNVVFLCLGHGNSTAFLNEHHFSKDTVIIDLSNDFRLHTDANFNGKEFVYGLPELFKSEIENAKYIANPGCFATAIQLALLPLAKAGLLDNEVHINAVTGSTGAGVSPSATSHFSWRNNNVSWYKPFTHQHLGEINESLHSFQKDTGNLYFMPNRGNFTRGILATSYTKFEGSLEDAKKIFQEFYNDAVFTQISDEPINLKQVVNTNQCHIHLHKHEDVLLITSAIDNLLKGASGQAVQNMNLIFGLEENLGLNLKAGVF, encoded by the coding sequence ATGATTAAAGCAGGTATTATTGGCGGTTCTGGTTATACGGGTGGGGAGCTTGTTCGTATTCTATTAAATCACCCAGCAACTGAAATCGATTTTGTATTCAGTACTACTAGAGCAGGAAAAAAGGTGACAACGGCTCATCCAGATCTATTGGGAGTTACCGATATAGCGTTTACGGGTAATGTAAATCTAGATGTAAACGTTGTTTTTCTATGTTTAGGCCATGGTAATTCTACCGCATTTTTAAACGAGCATCATTTTTCAAAAGATACCGTTATTATAGATCTGAGCAATGATTTTAGATTGCACACCGATGCCAATTTCAATGGTAAGGAGTTTGTGTATGGTTTACCAGAATTATTCAAATCTGAAATTGAAAATGCAAAATATATAGCTAATCCTGGTTGTTTTGCAACTGCTATCCAATTGGCATTGCTACCCTTGGCAAAAGCGGGGTTGTTGGACAATGAAGTACATATAAATGCTGTAACCGGTAGTACAGGTGCGGGTGTTAGTCCGTCTGCAACTTCTCACTTTTCATGGAGAAATAATAACGTTAGCTGGTACAAACCTTTTACGCATCAGCATTTAGGGGAAATCAACGAGAGCTTACATTCATTTCAAAAAGATACTGGCAATCTGTATTTTATGCCAAATAGAGGGAATTTTACCCGTGGTATTTTGGCAACTTCCTATACCAAATTTGAGGGTAGTTTAGAGGATGCTAAAAAAATCTTTCAGGAATTTTATAATGATGCGGTGTTCACCCAAATATCAGATGAGCCCATCAATTTAAAACAAGTGGTAAATACAAATCAATGTCACATCCACTTACATAAACATGAAGATGTGTTGTTGATCACCTCTGCCATAGATAACTTATTAAAAGGTGCGTCTGGGCAAGCAGTGCAGAACATGAACTTAATTTTCGGTTTGGAAGAAAACCTAGGACTTAATTTAAAAGCCGGGGTCTTCTAA
- a CDS encoding argininosuccinate synthase — translation MKKLVLAYSGGLDTSYCAKHLSKDKGFEVHAVSVNTGGFSIEEIKEIEKKAIELGASSYTSIDAVQTFYDKVVKYLIFGNVLKNNTYPLSVSAERIVQAIEIVNYAKKIGAGYIAHGSTGAGNDQVRFDMIFQIIAPEIEIITPIRDNKLAREEEIAYLKENGVDYPWEKAKYSINRGLWGTSVGGEETLTSEKPLPDNAYPSQLQEKNPTEVKLTFENGELVAIDGAKDNPVANIEKLEALASKYAIGRDIHVGDTIIGTKGRVGFEAPASLIIIKAHHLLEKHTLTKWQQYQKEQQGNFYGMLLHEGNYLDAVMRNIETFLTDTQKTVSGDVFVGLYPFQFRLHGISSEHDLMTDAFGKYGEVNKGWTADDAKGFIKILSNSGKIYNHVNGDK, via the coding sequence ATGAAAAAATTAGTACTAGCATACAGCGGCGGATTGGATACTTCTTATTGCGCCAAGCATTTATCAAAAGACAAAGGATTTGAAGTTCATGCAGTAAGCGTGAACACAGGAGGTTTCTCTATTGAGGAAATAAAGGAAATTGAGAAGAAAGCTATTGAACTGGGCGCTTCTTCTTATACCTCTATAGATGCCGTACAGACCTTTTATGATAAAGTAGTAAAGTATCTTATTTTTGGTAATGTACTTAAAAACAATACCTACCCACTTTCCGTAAGTGCAGAAAGAATTGTACAGGCGATTGAAATTGTAAACTACGCTAAAAAGATAGGCGCTGGTTATATTGCCCACGGTAGCACAGGCGCGGGTAACGACCAAGTACGTTTTGATATGATTTTCCAGATCATTGCCCCAGAAATTGAAATCATCACGCCTATTAGAGATAACAAATTAGCTAGGGAAGAAGAGATCGCATACTTAAAAGAAAACGGTGTAGATTATCCTTGGGAAAAAGCAAAATACTCTATTAATAGAGGACTTTGGGGTACTTCTGTTGGTGGCGAAGAGACATTAACTTCAGAAAAGCCCTTACCAGATAACGCCTACCCAAGCCAATTACAGGAAAAGAACCCTACAGAGGTAAAACTTACTTTTGAAAATGGCGAATTGGTTGCTATTGATGGTGCAAAAGACAACCCAGTTGCAAATATTGAAAAACTAGAGGCTTTGGCATCTAAATATGCCATTGGAAGGGATATTCACGTTGGCGATACTATTATAGGTACCAAAGGCAGAGTTGGGTTTGAGGCTCCTGCTTCTTTAATTATCATAAAAGCACACCACTTATTAGAGAAACATACACTTACAAAGTGGCAACAATATCAAAAGGAACAACAAGGCAATTTCTATGGTATGTTATTGCATGAAGGTAATTATCTAGATGCCGTAATGAGAAATATTGAAACATTTTTGACCGATACTCAAAAAACAGTTTCTGGTGATGTTTTTGTAGGCTTGTACCCTTTTCAGTTTAGATTACACGGTATTTCTTCCGAACATGATTTAATGACCGATGCTTTTGGTAAATATGGCGAAGTAAATAAAGGCTGGACCGCAGATGATGCTAAAGGATTCATTAAGATTCTATCGAATTCAGGAAAAATATATAACCATGTTAATGGGGATAAATAG
- a CDS encoding GNAT family N-acetyltransferase, translating to MNLIVANESHFKYAQDICDTIAESAKVRGTGIAKRTPEYIQRKLSNGNAILALDGDKFAGFCYIEVWGHEKFVANSGLIVHPDYRGQGLAKSIKAKIFELSREKFPDAKIFGITTGLAVMKINYELGYKPVTFSELTDDPEFWKGCQTCKNFDILTRTEQKMCLCTGMLYDPTTKKKTENTKEMNGKAFTRLKSIKESLFLKKK from the coding sequence ATGAACTTAATTGTTGCTAACGAATCACATTTTAAATACGCTCAGGATATCTGCGATACCATAGCTGAATCTGCCAAAGTACGCGGTACCGGCATAGCAAAACGAACCCCAGAGTATATTCAAAGAAAACTTTCTAACGGTAATGCCATACTTGCATTGGACGGAGATAAATTTGCGGGTTTCTGCTATATAGAAGTATGGGGACACGAGAAATTTGTAGCAAATTCCGGACTTATAGTACACCCAGATTATAGAGGGCAAGGTCTAGCTAAAAGTATTAAAGCCAAAATCTTTGAATTAAGCAGGGAGAAATTTCCCGATGCCAAAATATTTGGAATCACCACAGGTTTAGCAGTGATGAAAATCAACTACGAACTAGGCTATAAACCTGTTACATTTTCCGAACTTACAGATGACCCTGAGTTTTGGAAAGGCTGCCAAACTTGTAAAAATTTTGACATCCTTACGAGAACTGAACAAAAAATGTGTCTCTGTACCGGTATGTTATATGACCCTACCACAAAGAAAAAAACTGAGAACACTAAAGAAATGAACGGTAAGGCATTTACAAGATTAAAAAGTATAAAAGAGAGTTTGTTTCTGAAAAAGAAATAA
- a CDS encoding mannosyltransferase, which yields MKLHKVSLTLAVLSFVFYYTFAYHLPRTDFIKLLTLFVALFFFCFKLIQFEKHNFRFLLGIGIIFRLVFLFAEPNLSQDFYRFIWDGHLVANGNNPYLNTPDELIQNIVSIIPNAKELYDGMGSLSARHYSNYPPLNQLIFALATILGGKSLLGSLFAMRSIIILADIGIFYFGRRLLKNLNRSPHLIFWYFINPLVIVELTGNLHFEGVMLFFFILSMFLLSIDKWKTAAMVIACSISIKLVPLLFLPIFLKYLGWKKSIVFYSIIGITSIALFLPFNTPEFIDNYSRTLKLWFSNFEFNSSLYNLAKKTAVHFDAKPWEFIKEYGKITPLITVITVGLFTFFPKKYDLNRVLWSMMWVLTIYYFISTTIHPWYIIFLVLLSIFTTYRYAIIWSAAVVLSYYAYSQADFKESLWLLGIEYISVFAYLTYEIVAHRNKK from the coding sequence TTGAAACTCCATAAAGTTTCCCTCACCTTAGCGGTATTAAGTTTTGTATTCTACTATACGTTTGCCTATCATTTACCTAGAACAGATTTCATAAAACTGCTTACCCTATTTGTTGCCCTATTCTTTTTCTGTTTTAAGCTGATACAATTTGAAAAACACAACTTTAGGTTTTTACTGGGCATAGGCATCATTTTTAGACTGGTATTTTTATTTGCAGAACCTAATCTTTCACAAGATTTTTATAGATTCATTTGGGACGGACATTTAGTAGCCAATGGCAATAACCCCTATCTAAACACTCCAGATGAGTTAATACAAAACATAGTATCAATAATACCGAATGCCAAAGAGCTGTACGACGGTATGGGTAGTTTAAGCGCAAGGCACTACAGTAATTACCCCCCTTTAAATCAACTTATTTTTGCCTTGGCCACTATTCTTGGCGGCAAGAGTCTTTTAGGATCATTATTCGCTATGCGTTCAATTATTATTCTGGCAGATATAGGTATTTTCTATTTTGGCAGAAGGTTATTAAAAAACCTTAATCGATCTCCGCATCTAATATTCTGGTATTTCATTAATCCGCTTGTAATAGTTGAACTCACCGGAAATCTTCATTTTGAAGGGGTCATGTTATTTTTCTTTATTCTATCGATGTTTTTATTGTCAATTGATAAATGGAAAACCGCCGCAATGGTTATTGCCTGCTCCATCTCCATAAAATTAGTACCTCTTTTATTCCTTCCTATTTTTCTAAAATATTTGGGTTGGAAAAAAAGCATTGTTTTCTATAGCATTATCGGCATAACGTCCATAGCTCTTTTTCTGCCTTTTAACACGCCAGAATTTATAGACAACTATAGTAGAACCCTTAAACTTTGGTTCTCTAATTTTGAATTTAACTCGAGCCTCTATAACCTTGCCAAAAAAACAGCCGTTCATTTTGACGCAAAACCTTGGGAGTTCATTAAAGAATACGGTAAAATCACCCCACTAATAACTGTTATTACTGTAGGGTTATTTACATTTTTTCCCAAGAAATACGACTTAAACAGGGTACTTTGGTCAATGATGTGGGTTTTGACCATTTATTATTTCATATCTACCACAATACACCCTTGGTATATTATATTTTTAGTGCTACTATCTATTTTTACTACATATAGATATGCCATTATTTGGTCTGCCGCCGTAGTACTTAGTTATTATGCATATTCCCAAGCAGATTTCAAAGAAAGCCTTTGGCTTTTAGGCATTGAATATATTTCAGTATTTGCCTATTTGACTTATGAAATTGTTGCACATCGTAACAAAAAGTAA
- the speB gene encoding agmatinase yields the protein MNKINIQGINWDAKSSFQRGPAKAPVLIRKALYSDSMNLCTELGTTIENDLITDNGDFNIEDYFDIATITQKNIENGEKLLTLGGDHSITFPIIKAFHDHYPKLDILHIDAHADLYHDYEGDPYSHACPFARIMENGYAVKLVQVGIRTLNPHQASQAKKFDVDVHEMRNLDLNAIPNFKNPLYISLDMDGFDPAFAPGVSHHEPGGLSSRQVIDLIQGIDAQIVGADIVEYNPDRDFNDMTAYLAAKMMKELLGKLMVH from the coding sequence ATGAATAAAATTAATATTCAAGGCATTAATTGGGATGCAAAATCATCTTTTCAAAGAGGTCCTGCAAAAGCACCTGTCCTAATCAGAAAAGCACTGTACAGTGATTCTATGAACTTATGTACGGAGCTTGGAACAACAATAGAAAATGACCTAATAACGGATAATGGTGATTTCAATATTGAAGACTATTTTGATATCGCCACTATTACCCAAAAGAATATTGAAAATGGTGAAAAGTTACTGACCTTGGGTGGCGACCACTCCATAACTTTCCCGATTATTAAGGCGTTTCATGACCATTATCCAAAACTTGACATTCTACATATTGATGCCCATGCAGATCTATACCATGACTATGAAGGCGATCCTTACTCTCACGCTTGTCCTTTTGCCAGAATTATGGAAAACGGCTATGCCGTAAAGTTAGTTCAAGTGGGTATACGTACCTTAAATCCACATCAAGCTTCACAAGCAAAAAAGTTCGATGTTGACGTTCATGAAATGCGTAACCTAGATTTGAACGCCATACCCAATTTTAAAAATCCCTTGTACATTTCTTTAGATATGGATGGTTTTGACCCTGCCTTTGCACCAGGGGTTTCTCATCATGAACCGGGCGGACTCTCTTCTCGTCAAGTTATAGATTTAATTCAGGGTATAGACGCCCAAATTGTGGGTGCCGATATTGTGGAATACAATCCTGATCGAGATTTTAATGATATGACCGCATATTTGGCTGCTAAAATGATGAAAGAGCTTTTAGGAAAATTGATGGTCCATTAA
- a CDS encoding nuclear transport factor 2 family protein, which yields MNLETNKRNAIAFYRTAYLGNPKLAIEMYVGKEYIQHNPAVANGTQGFIDYFERMQKEYPEKSIEFVRCIAEGDLVALHTHQVWPGNDQYVTMDFFRFDTNGKICEHWDAIQQIPEKSENPNTMYEPINLKYYE from the coding sequence ATGAATTTAGAAACAAACAAAAGGAACGCCATCGCTTTTTACAGAACGGCATATTTAGGAAACCCAAAACTGGCCATAGAAATGTATGTTGGTAAAGAATACATTCAGCATAATCCCGCAGTTGCCAATGGTACGCAAGGTTTTATAGATTATTTTGAACGCATGCAAAAAGAATACCCTGAAAAATCTATTGAATTTGTACGTTGCATTGCAGAAGGAGATTTGGTTGCATTACACACGCACCAAGTATGGCCAGGAAATGATCAATATGTTACAATGGATTTTTTCAGGTTTGATACAAATGGAAAAATATGCGAACATTGGGATGCTATACAGCAAATACCAGAGAAATCTGAAAATCCAAATACTATGTATGAACCCATCAACTTAAAGTATTATGAATAA
- a CDS encoding helix-turn-helix domain-containing protein, with amino-acid sequence MKIPVLHIIQFLKNKPLHSLYVNSFADHIQINKNLINKPHSHNFYLCVIFTKGTGTHEIDFDTYPIEPGKVFFLKPGQTHFWKFESQPEGYIFFHSQEFYELKFLDHSLNSFPFYYSNQNPPLLQLSKEKLIHLTTVFQELFTEYREENLLREAKIISLIHYIYIELTRAYTADTIIEKLGSNSYANILERLEKLINAHFYTEKLPKFYAEKLSITTKHLNRVVQKTISKTTTTLISERIMLEAKRLIVHSNDNLANVADTLGYSDYAYFSKFFKSNTGMTPMEFRKIYFH; translated from the coding sequence ATGAAAATACCCGTTTTACATATTATTCAGTTTTTAAAAAACAAGCCGTTACACAGTCTTTATGTAAACTCTTTTGCAGACCATATTCAAATCAATAAGAATCTTATAAATAAACCTCATAGCCATAATTTTTATTTGTGCGTTATTTTTACCAAAGGCACCGGCACACATGAAATAGATTTTGACACCTACCCAATAGAACCCGGAAAGGTCTTCTTCTTAAAACCTGGGCAAACTCATTTTTGGAAATTTGAATCGCAACCAGAAGGTTATATTTTCTTTCACTCTCAAGAATTCTATGAACTAAAATTTTTGGATCATTCCTTAAATTCTTTTCCTTTTTACTATTCCAACCAAAACCCGCCTTTGCTTCAATTATCTAAAGAGAAACTGATACACCTAACCACTGTTTTTCAAGAACTTTTCACAGAGTACAGAGAAGAAAATTTACTTAGAGAAGCTAAAATCATTAGTCTTATACATTATATATACATAGAACTAACGCGTGCATATACTGCCGACACTATTATAGAAAAATTAGGATCTAACAGCTATGCGAATATACTTGAGCGACTGGAAAAATTAATTAACGCACACTTTTACACCGAAAAATTACCTAAATTCTATGCTGAAAAACTAAGTATTACAACCAAACACTTAAACAGAGTGGTTCAAAAGACCATCAGCAAAACTACAACTACCTTGATCTCTGAGCGCATCATGTTAGAAGCTAAACGTTTGATCGTTCATTCTAATGACAACCTAGCCAATGTTGCGGACACCTTGGGGTATTCTGACTATGCCTATTTTTCAAAATTCTTTAAATCAAATACAGGGATGACCCCAATGGAATTCAGAAAAATATATTTTCATTAA
- a CDS encoding DUF983 domain-containing protein — MNERCSECNFKFEKETGFFFGAMFVSYALAVAQMIISLVLFWYFVDLSPLRVFTIIALVTILLSTFNFRLSRSIWIHLFYKL; from the coding sequence ATGAATGAAAGGTGTTCCGAATGCAATTTTAAATTTGAAAAAGAAACGGGCTTCTTTTTTGGAGCTATGTTCGTTAGTTATGCCTTGGCTGTGGCACAAATGATAATAAGCCTTGTGTTGTTTTGGTATTTTGTAGATCTGTCTCCGTTGCGGGTATTTACTATTATTGCTTTGGTAACTATACTATTGAGCACTTTTAATTTTAGGCTATCAAGATCTATTTGGATTCATTTATTCTACAAACTTTAA
- a CDS encoding LysR substrate-binding domain-containing protein, producing MTTQQIKYFLSLATELHFWKAAEKLFISQSTLSRQIQSLEEEIGYQLFKRDKRNVKLTDAGIFLKDKWATTINDLDHFQKQAKKIDQGTSGHISLSYPGSIAFSYLPLFLSKINASIPDLKLELTEPIDENHEKLLLNYDTDIAFNRDAINNTHIMSYKLHTEPICLVVSEKHWLTNTTLKDLKVLQDEKFIISGLHRNTYFPSLLRSLFQKNGFEPKTVIESDFGGMIINLVAQGLGISILPLSYKFSNAIGVRFIELDETISLFMNWRKNDPNRITERVVKLAKEMTNPT from the coding sequence ATGACTACACAGCAAATAAAATATTTTTTAAGCCTTGCCACGGAACTTCATTTTTGGAAAGCTGCAGAAAAATTGTTCATATCTCAATCTACCTTAAGTAGACAAATTCAATCATTGGAAGAAGAAATTGGTTATCAACTATTTAAACGAGATAAACGCAATGTAAAACTCACCGATGCGGGTATTTTCCTTAAGGACAAATGGGCAACTACCATCAATGACCTTGATCATTTTCAAAAACAGGCAAAGAAGATAGACCAAGGCACTTCTGGCCATATTTCCCTTTCTTACCCAGGCTCTATTGCCTTTAGTTATCTACCGCTTTTCTTAAGTAAAATCAACGCTAGCATACCAGATTTAAAACTAGAATTAACTGAGCCTATAGATGAAAACCATGAAAAATTGCTACTCAATTATGATACGGATATTGCTTTTAATAGAGATGCTATAAATAACACTCATATAATGTCGTATAAATTACATACTGAACCTATCTGCCTTGTTGTTTCAGAGAAACATTGGTTGACCAATACAACCTTAAAAGATTTAAAGGTGTTGCAAGATGAAAAATTCATTATTTCTGGCTTACATAGAAACACTTACTTCCCTTCACTATTAAGAAGTCTTTTTCAAAAAAACGGTTTTGAGCCAAAAACTGTTATTGAATCTGATTTTGGAGGTATGATCATTAATCTTGTAGCACAAGGCCTAGGCATTTCTATACTACCGTTATCCTATAAATTCTCAAATGCAATTGGCGTTAGGTTTATAGAGCTAGATGAGACTATTAGCTTATTTATGAACTGGAGAAAAAATGATCCTAATAGAATAACAGAAAGAGTAGTTAAACTTGCCAAAGAAATGACAAACCCTACTTAA
- a CDS encoding LysE family translocator, translating into MGIENFVTFMVSALLFIMTPGLDTFFVLNKSLGRGRKSGIQAALGVNVGILTHTLCAAMGVSVLLAKSAFAFAAVKYLGAAYLIYLGVATYRKRTDFDGLEQLSTNGQKVKSDFWSGFLTNSLNPKVALFFVAFFPQFISANQLHNPMPYVMLGVTYAFIGVVWYIILTLFASVFSNQIKENPSSSKLLNKIGGLAFISMGIKIAFFK; encoded by the coding sequence ATGGGTATAGAAAACTTTGTAACCTTTATGGTATCGGCATTATTGTTTATAATGACACCTGGTTTAGACACTTTTTTTGTGCTGAACAAGTCTTTGGGACGAGGAAGAAAATCTGGAATACAAGCGGCATTAGGAGTAAATGTGGGCATATTAACGCATACTTTGTGTGCGGCAATGGGAGTATCCGTATTATTGGCCAAATCAGCTTTTGCCTTTGCCGCAGTTAAATATTTGGGTGCTGCATACCTTATTTATTTAGGGGTGGCAACTTATAGAAAAAGAACCGATTTTGATGGTTTAGAGCAATTGTCAACTAATGGTCAAAAGGTGAAAAGTGATTTTTGGTCAGGATTTTTGACTAATTCATTAAATCCTAAAGTTGCATTATTCTTTGTTGCTTTTTTTCCGCAGTTTATATCCGCCAACCAACTACATAACCCAATGCCGTATGTAATGTTAGGTGTAACTTATGCGTTTATAGGGGTGGTTTGGTATATTATTTTAACCTTGTTCGCAAGTGTTTTTTCTAACCAAATCAAAGAAAACCCTAGTTCAAGTAAACTGTTAAATAAAATAGGAGGCTTGGCATTTATTTCAATGGGTATTAAAATAGCCTTCTTTAAATAA
- a CDS encoding class I SAM-dependent methyltransferase yields MNTDKKGIKPNKIPWPTKKAMQQVYEMNLWGSGTEDFYSGEGSHKPEIVKPYIETLTTFLTSFENPISVCDLGCGDFNIGKELVSYTKNYVAVDIVPELITYNKKKFKSKNVEFQCLDIAVDDLPVADCAILRQVLQHLSNTEVLQITRKLMQYTYVIVTEHLPNKKFVANIDIISGQGTRLKMKSGIKLQESPFNLKTVKSKELLRVVDQHGVIVTTAYKLS; encoded by the coding sequence ATGAATACTGATAAAAAGGGTATTAAACCAAATAAGATTCCTTGGCCAACCAAAAAGGCTATGCAACAAGTGTATGAAATGAATCTGTGGGGTAGTGGTACTGAAGATTTTTATTCGGGTGAAGGTTCTCATAAGCCGGAAATTGTAAAACCTTATATAGAGACATTAACTACTTTTTTAACTTCATTTGAAAACCCTATTTCCGTGTGTGATTTAGGATGTGGAGATTTTAATATAGGTAAAGAACTGGTAAGTTATACCAAGAATTATGTTGCCGTTGATATAGTACCCGAATTAATTACGTACAACAAGAAAAAGTTTAAATCAAAGAACGTAGAGTTTCAATGTTTGGATATTGCGGTAGATGACCTTCCTGTTGCAGATTGCGCTATCTTAAGACAAGTACTACAACATTTATCCAATACCGAAGTTCTTCAGATTACCCGTAAGTTAATGCAGTACACCTATGTTATTGTTACGGAGCACTTGCCAAACAAAAAGTTTGTTGCCAACATAGACATTATTTCGGGTCAAGGTACAAGGCTTAAAATGAAAAGCGGTATAAAGTTACAGGAGTCACCTTTTAACTTAAAAACAGTGAAGTCAAAAGAGCTGTTAAGGGTTGTTGATCAACACGGTGTCATTGTAACCACAGCGTATAAGTTGAGTTAA
- a CDS encoding RidA family protein encodes MDPKENLKNLGLELPTISTPGGNYVSVNIRDNIAYIAIQFPILNEKFLYQGRLGNEISTEQGYKAMELCALNVLAQAESKIGFHKIIGLNHFDAYFQSAENWDESPNVVNGASNLFVKVLNEKGQHSRAIFGVHKLPRNFCVGLTATFTIKTE; translated from the coding sequence ATGGATCCTAAAGAAAATCTCAAAAATCTAGGACTTGAACTTCCTACAATATCAACACCAGGTGGCAATTATGTTTCTGTAAATATTAGAGATAACATAGCTTACATTGCCATTCAATTTCCTATTTTAAATGAAAAGTTCTTATACCAAGGTAGATTAGGGAATGAGATTTCAACCGAACAAGGGTATAAAGCTATGGAACTATGCGCCTTAAATGTATTGGCTCAAGCAGAAAGTAAAATTGGTTTTCATAAAATTATAGGTTTAAATCATTTTGATGCCTACTTTCAGTCAGCAGAAAACTGGGACGAATCGCCAAATGTTGTCAATGGAGCATCTAATTTGTTCGTAAAGGTTTTAAATGAAAAAGGTCAACACTCAAGAGCAATATTTGGAGTACATAAATTACCCAGAAATTTCTGCGTTGGACTAACAGCTACCTTTACCATTAAAACCGAATAA